The genomic interval GGCTCCTTTCTTTCTAACATTCTTACAGTTTCAACAGCCACACAGTCAAGTTATTGGTAGCTTATGTGAAAGAAATGTGAAGCAAAATTTACAATTTAGAATGTGTTTAATCAAAATTATTCAGTTGAGAAAATGCATCTTATTGATTCTGTAAAAGGTGATATAATCTTGTTGAAGCACTACAATTCCCATTTCTATTGTACAACATCAACTAGTTTATCAGCAGGCACAAaatgcacgcatacacacacacacacacacacacacacacacacacacacacacacacacacacacacacacacacacacacacacacacacacacacacctgactgtctaatatactgtatatcaatTCAGAattgggctctccaaccctgttcctgtgaattaccctcctgtaggttttcgctccaaccctagttgtaactaacctgattcagcttatcaaccagctaattattagaatcaggtgtgctagatgagggttggagcgaaaacctacaggatgggagctcttcaggaacagggttggagagccctgtgtaGGCAGTATTGTCCTACAGGTGCTGCAATGCCGTTAGAGTAACTGGGGTGTGTATGTCATGTGACCGAGAAGCCACTGTCCTCAGCATCTCAAGATACATTCCATGGTTGCCATGGCTGCCAGCGCTCTATTCCCTCAATGAACAGGCAGCTCTCTGCCTTCCAACGGAGCCAGAGCGGTCACCCAACCATGCTGCAGCTATCACAGAGCCTCTAATGGCGCTGGTCGTTCTGAACATGTCAGGACTCAAAGGGCAAGACAGGCAGGGCGGGGCCCAGGGCTCCAGGCGGGGTGAGGGTAACGGGGGGTGTCTTGGGAAATATGAGGACACCAGGACTGGTTATCTGGTCTGGCATATAAAAAGGGTGCAACATTTCATCCAAACACATGTAAACACTGTGGTGGGTGTGAGTCAGTGGTGGCTGGTGACACTTTAAATGGGGAGGACAGGCTTacagtaatggctggaacagaataaTGGAATGgtctcaaacacattaaacacatggtttccatgtgtttgatccattccattgactccattccattcattattatgagccttcctcctctcaccAGCCACCTCTGTCTAGACCTCTTTGCGCAGGGCCACTTTCACACTGCTGAAGATCTTGCCCAGGGCTTCAAAGAAGGGGTCACAGAAGGTCTGGATGCAGAGGGAGTAGATACGACTGATGCACTGTGACTCGATCAGGCAGCTCTTGATGCAGGGCACCACGGCCCAAATATGACAGAACGAGATGCAGGCGAAGAGGAATCCCCAGAGCAGAGCCACGGGGATGCCGAAGATGGCTGAGAGGATGCGGTAGCACCAGTACTTGGACACGGTGAAGGTGGTGTAGCTGAGC from Salvelinus fontinalis isolate EN_2023a chromosome 18, ASM2944872v1, whole genome shotgun sequence carries:
- the LOC129815467 gene encoding caveolin-3-like, with product MADQYQYNTNEEKFVKDSHTKEIDLINRDPKLINEDVIKVEFEDVIAEPDGTHSLDGVWKLSYTTFTVSKYWCYRILSAIFGIPVALLWGFLFACISFCHIWAVVPCIKSCLIESQCISRIYSLCIQTFCDPFFEALGKIFSSVKVALRKEV